In one Cloacibacillus porcorum genomic region, the following are encoded:
- the ygfK gene encoding putative selenate reductase subunit YgfK codes for MSDRMTPIPFGILMKWILEDMKKDKGVFGVRFPYKADGAALNFLGEKIETPFGPAAGPHTQLAQNIVAAYFAGSRFFELKTVQTLDGEDLPVEKPCIDARDECYNVEWSTELRVSQALGEYVKAWYILKLISKEFSLGAPDGFMFNMSVGYDLDGIKSEKIDSFIEGLKDARKTEAWRDCEAWTLANLKYFKNIDESYVKAISPAVCGSITLSTLHGCPPQEIERIASYLLDEKKLNTFIKCNPTLLGYEYARTKMDELGFSYMKFDDHHFLDDLQYADAVPMIRRLSEKAASNGLGFGVKLTNTFPVDNPNDVMAGGEMYMSGRALFPLTLEVARRLSEDFGGALRISWSGGADAENIAELYGAGIWPVTVATTLLKPGGYQRVKQLADEYAARGCEPFRGVDNEKIEKFSARASLDKKYRKPAKAAPNRKIERAVPLTDCFIAPCEEGCPIKQDVPEYIRLAGEERYGEALAVILDKNPLPFITGTICSHRCMSRCTRSFYDESVEIRSVKLLCAEKGFSEAMKALPRPAALSGARAAVIGGGPAGMAAAYFLGRSGIKATVFEKSPIFGGVVSRIIPDFRIGAEAVARDLEIVSAYGAEFVANAPRRSVAELKEAGFKYVIIANGAWKHGKLELKEGETTDVFDFLERYKKGECGELGEYVAVIGGGNTAMDAARAAKRVLGVQRVSLIYRRTKAYMPADLEELELALKEGVVFRELLAPKAFRDGTLLCVRMTLGEPDASGRRRPVETDEAVEIPADTVITAVGEEVESEFFTDNGLAVDARGRVVCGGDMSVSAAGGKPADASAASADNVYVIGDARRGPATVVEAIADARAAADAIAAAEGLTVGGTAHTDSGSAEAAIVKKGIIAAPKEPSEEAKRCLECSTVCENCADVCPNRANAVVTDAAGRPQIIHLDLMCNECGNCETFCPWKSAPYKDKFTYFATERDFADSANSGYAAAAEGYLVRLNGTVYRGGREELAAKLPAEVLSLITAAEEQLCLTSFHGIERE; via the coding sequence ATGAGCGACCGAATGACTCCCATCCCCTTTGGGATATTAATGAAGTGGATTCTCGAAGATATGAAGAAGGACAAAGGCGTCTTTGGCGTGCGCTTTCCCTACAAGGCTGACGGCGCGGCGCTGAATTTTCTCGGAGAGAAGATCGAAACGCCCTTCGGCCCCGCCGCGGGGCCGCACACCCAGCTGGCGCAGAATATCGTCGCCGCCTATTTCGCCGGATCGCGCTTTTTTGAATTGAAGACCGTACAGACGCTCGACGGGGAGGATCTGCCCGTCGAGAAGCCCTGTATCGACGCGCGCGACGAGTGCTACAACGTCGAATGGTCCACCGAACTGCGCGTGTCACAGGCGCTTGGCGAATATGTCAAAGCGTGGTACATCCTGAAGCTGATCTCAAAGGAATTTTCACTCGGCGCTCCCGACGGCTTCATGTTCAATATGAGCGTAGGATACGACCTCGATGGCATCAAATCAGAGAAGATAGATTCTTTTATAGAGGGGCTCAAAGACGCGCGCAAAACCGAGGCCTGGAGGGACTGCGAGGCCTGGACGCTCGCGAATCTGAAATATTTTAAGAATATCGACGAAAGCTACGTCAAGGCTATCTCCCCGGCAGTCTGCGGCTCCATAACCCTTTCAACGCTGCACGGCTGCCCGCCGCAGGAGATAGAGCGCATAGCCTCCTATCTTTTAGACGAGAAAAAGCTCAATACCTTCATTAAATGCAACCCGACGCTACTAGGATATGAATATGCCCGCACGAAGATGGACGAACTCGGCTTTTCCTACATGAAGTTCGACGACCATCATTTCCTTGACGATCTGCAGTACGCGGACGCGGTGCCGATGATAAGGCGTCTCTCGGAAAAGGCGGCCTCGAACGGCCTTGGATTCGGCGTGAAGCTGACGAACACCTTCCCGGTGGATAATCCCAACGACGTAATGGCTGGCGGCGAGATGTATATGTCCGGGCGCGCGCTCTTCCCGCTGACGCTCGAGGTGGCGCGCCGTCTTTCCGAGGATTTCGGCGGAGCGCTGCGTATATCGTGGTCCGGCGGCGCCGACGCGGAGAACATCGCGGAACTCTACGGCGCCGGTATCTGGCCAGTGACGGTCGCGACTACGCTCTTGAAGCCGGGCGGCTACCAGCGGGTGAAGCAGCTTGCCGACGAATATGCCGCGCGCGGCTGCGAACCCTTCCGCGGGGTGGACAACGAAAAGATTGAAAAGTTCTCCGCGCGGGCGTCGCTTGATAAAAAGTACCGGAAGCCGGCGAAAGCCGCCCCGAACAGGAAGATAGAAAGGGCCGTTCCCCTGACCGACTGCTTCATTGCGCCCTGCGAAGAGGGTTGTCCTATAAAACAGGATGTGCCGGAATATATCAGGCTTGCGGGAGAGGAACGCTACGGCGAGGCGCTTGCCGTGATCCTCGACAAAAACCCGTTGCCCTTTATCACGGGCACGATTTGCAGCCACCGCTGCATGAGCCGCTGCACACGCAGCTTCTATGACGAGTCCGTGGAGATACGCTCCGTCAAGCTGCTCTGCGCGGAAAAGGGTTTCTCCGAGGCCATGAAGGCGCTTCCGCGCCCCGCCGCGCTGAGCGGCGCGAGGGCCGCGGTTATCGGCGGCGGCCCGGCGGGGATGGCGGCGGCCTACTTCCTCGGGCGCAGCGGCATCAAGGCGACAGTATTTGAAAAAAGCCCCATATTCGGCGGAGTCGTCAGCCGCATCATCCCCGATTTCCGTATCGGCGCTGAGGCGGTGGCCAGGGATCTGGAGATAGTATCCGCCTATGGGGCGGAGTTTGTCGCGAACGCCCCTCGCCGTAGCGTTGCGGAACTTAAAGAGGCAGGGTTTAAATATGTGATAATAGCCAACGGCGCCTGGAAGCATGGAAAGTTAGAGCTCAAAGAGGGGGAGACGACCGACGTCTTCGATTTCCTCGAGAGATATAAAAAGGGCGAGTGCGGGGAGCTGGGAGAATATGTGGCCGTAATCGGCGGCGGCAACACGGCGATGGACGCCGCGCGCGCCGCGAAGCGGGTCCTAGGCGTGCAGAGGGTGAGCCTCATCTACCGCCGTACCAAGGCCTATATGCCGGCGGATCTGGAAGAGCTTGAACTGGCGCTGAAAGAGGGCGTCGTCTTCCGCGAACTGCTCGCGCCGAAGGCCTTCCGCGACGGCACGCTCCTCTGTGTGCGTATGACGCTGGGCGAACCCGACGCCTCGGGACGCCGCCGCCCCGTAGAGACCGATGAGGCCGTCGAGATACCGGCTGATACGGTCATCACGGCGGTCGGCGAAGAGGTGGAGAGCGAATTCTTCACGGACAACGGATTAGCCGTAGACGCCAGGGGCCGCGTTGTGTGCGGCGGCGATATGTCGGTGAGCGCCGCAGGGGGCAAGCCTGCGGATGCGTCTGCCGCGAGCGCGGACAACGTCTATGTTATCGGCGACGCGCGCCGCGGCCCCGCGACGGTGGTCGAGGCGATCGCCGACGCAAGGGCGGCCGCCGACGCGATCGCCGCTGCCGAGGGGCTAACGGTCGGCGGAACTGCACATACCGACAGCGGCAGCGCCGAAGCGGCCATCGTCAAGAAGGGGATCATCGCCGCTCCCAAAGAGCCGAGTGAAGAGGCGAAACGCTGTCTTGAGTGTTCCACCGTCTGCGAAAACTGCGCGGACGTCTGTCCGAACCGCGCCAACGCGGTGGTGACGGACGCGGCGGGGCGCCCCCAGATAATACATCTGGATCTGATGTGCAACGAATGTGGCAACTGCGAGACCTTCTGCCCCTGGAAGAGCGCCCCCTATAAGGATAAATTTACCTACTTTGCCACCGAACGGGACTTCGCCGACAGCGCGAATTCCGGCTACGCGGCGGCTGCGGAGGGCTATCTGGTGCGTTTGAATGGGACCGTATACCGCGGCGGCAGAGAGGAGCTTGCGGCAAAACTGCCAGCAGAGGTGCTCTCGCTGATCACTGCCGCGGAGGAGCAGCTTTGCTTGACATCTTTTCACGGAATAGAGAGGGAATAG
- a CDS encoding YgeY family selenium metabolism-linked hydrolase gives MDFKAIKEASESYKADMTRFLRDLVAIPGESCGEEGVINRIAQEMEKVGFDKVEIDPMGNVLGYMGSGKTLIGYDAHIDTVGLGKLSNWNFDPYEGYESETEIGGRGTSDQLGGIVSAVYGAKVMKDLGLLSDKYRVVVTGTVQEEDCDGLCWQYIINEDKVRPEFVVSTEPTDGGIYRGQRGRMEIRIDVKGISCHGSAPERGDNAIYKMSDILQDVRALNENDAADDKAVKGLVKMLDEKYNPEWREANFLGRGTVTVSEIFFTSPSRCAVADSCAVSLDRRMTAGETWESCLDEIRALPAVKKYGDDVVVSMYEYSRPSYKGLVYPIECYFPTWVIPEDHKVTKALEEAYKNLYGSARIGTEETAEMRKARPLTDKWTFSTNGVSIMGRNGIPCIGFGPGAEAQAHAPNEKTWKQDLVTCAAVYAALPTLYCK, from the coding sequence ATGGATTTCAAGGCGATCAAAGAGGCATCAGAGAGTTACAAGGCGGATATGACAAGATTTTTACGCGACCTCGTGGCTATCCCCGGCGAGAGCTGCGGCGAAGAGGGCGTAATCAACCGCATCGCGCAGGAGATGGAAAAGGTCGGATTTGACAAGGTGGAGATCGACCCGATGGGCAACGTTCTCGGCTACATGGGCAGCGGCAAAACGCTCATCGGCTACGACGCCCATATAGACACCGTAGGGCTGGGAAAGCTTTCCAACTGGAATTTTGATCCCTACGAGGGATACGAGAGCGAGACGGAGATCGGCGGACGCGGCACCAGCGACCAGCTCGGCGGCATCGTCTCCGCGGTCTACGGCGCGAAGGTCATGAAGGATCTCGGCCTGCTCTCAGACAAGTACCGGGTGGTCGTCACGGGAACGGTACAGGAAGAGGACTGCGACGGCCTCTGCTGGCAGTACATAATCAACGAGGACAAGGTCCGTCCGGAGTTCGTCGTCTCCACCGAGCCGACCGACGGCGGAATCTACCGCGGGCAGCGCGGCCGCATGGAGATACGCATCGACGTCAAGGGCATCTCCTGCCACGGTTCGGCCCCCGAGCGCGGCGATAACGCGATATATAAGATGTCCGACATCCTTCAGGACGTACGCGCCCTGAACGAGAACGACGCCGCCGACGACAAAGCCGTAAAGGGCCTTGTGAAGATGCTTGACGAGAAGTACAACCCCGAATGGCGTGAGGCGAACTTCCTTGGCCGCGGCACGGTTACGGTATCCGAGATATTCTTCACCTCGCCGAGCCGCTGCGCCGTCGCCGACTCGTGCGCCGTCTCCCTTGACCGCCGCATGACCGCGGGCGAGACGTGGGAGAGCTGCCTCGACGAGATCCGCGCGCTTCCCGCGGTGAAAAAGTACGGCGACGACGTGGTCGTCTCCATGTACGAGTATTCCCGCCCCTCTTACAAAGGGCTGGTCTACCCAATCGAATGCTACTTCCCCACCTGGGTCATCCCCGAGGATCACAAGGTCACCAAAGCTCTGGAAGAGGCCTATAAAAACCTTTACGGCAGCGCCCGTATCGGTACGGAAGAGACCGCAGAGATGAGAAAGGCGCGCCCGCTGACGGACAAATGGACCTTTTCCACGAACGGCGTCTCCATAATGGGACGCAACGGCATTCCCTGCATCGGTTTCGGACCCGGAGCCGAGGCGCAGGCCCACGCCCCCAACGAGAAGACCTGGAAGCAGGACCTCGTCACCTGCGCCGCCGTATACGCCGCCCTGCCAACGCTGTACTGCAAGTAA
- a CDS encoding helix-turn-helix transcriptional regulator: MQDTASVDFMKRLAKGLAAQFGEDCEIVIHDLESENKDNTIIAIENGHVTHREVGGGPSHIVLESLKAPAEKLEDHYDYLTKTSDGRLIKSSSIYIKNDEGKPVGIFCVNYDITKFAMAETTMKSFLHVAPQSEEPERIPQNVNELLDELIDNAVRHVGKPVPMMKKADKIKAVQYLKNNGAFQILKSGDRVCKLFKISKFTLYNYIDSTDTES, from the coding sequence ATGCAGGATACAGCATCCGTAGACTTCATGAAACGACTTGCAAAGGGGCTTGCCGCTCAGTTCGGCGAAGACTGCGAGATCGTCATCCATGACCTTGAGTCGGAGAATAAGGATAATACCATCATCGCCATCGAGAACGGACACGTAACCCACCGCGAGGTCGGCGGCGGGCCGTCGCATATCGTCCTTGAGTCGCTCAAGGCCCCTGCCGAAAAGCTTGAGGATCATTACGACTACCTAACAAAGACCTCTGACGGGCGGCTGATAAAATCTTCTTCTATATATATAAAGAACGACGAAGGGAAGCCGGTAGGAATTTTTTGCGTCAACTACGACATCACCAAGTTCGCGATGGCCGAAACCACAATGAAGAGTTTCCTGCACGTCGCGCCGCAGAGCGAAGAGCCGGAGCGTATCCCGCAGAACGTCAACGAGCTGCTCGACGAGCTGATCGACAACGCCGTGCGCCACGTCGGGAAGCCGGTGCCGATGATGAAGAAGGCCGACAAGATAAAGGCGGTCCAGTACCTCAAAAATAACGGCGCCTTCCAGATACTGAAATCCGGGGACCGCGTCTGCAAATTATTCAAGATTTCAAAATTTACACTTTACAACTATATAGACTCTACAGATACAGAAAGTTAA
- the dpaL gene encoding diaminopropionate ammonia-lyase yields the protein MNSIKWIENKMPKTEDKELEIMALCNVKAARAFHESFPQYKVTPLAELKELAKFYGIKDLFIKDESYRFGLNAFKVLGGSFAMARYISKLTGRPIEELTYDVLTSPELKKETGDITFFSATDGNHGRGVAWAANKLGQKSVIMMPKGSQEARFDNIRKEGAVTTIEELNYDDCVRKAAKAAGETPGGVIVQDTAWEGYEEIPAWIMQGYGTMAMEADQQFSEAAKEAPSHVFVQAGVGSLAGAVVGYFANRYPENPPTFVVVESDQADCLYKSACAGDGGIRIVDGDMQTIMAGLACGEPNTSSWQILKDKVAVFVSVPDWVAANGMRVLGAPLAGDTRVVSGESGAAPAGFLYSLMTDESLAPLRERLGIDEKSRILLFSTEGDTDPENYRRVVWDGACAKEL from the coding sequence ATGAATAGTATCAAGTGGATCGAGAACAAGATGCCCAAGACAGAGGACAAAGAGCTCGAAATAATGGCTCTTTGCAATGTGAAGGCCGCGCGCGCCTTCCATGAAAGTTTTCCGCAATATAAGGTGACGCCGCTGGCGGAGCTGAAAGAGCTCGCGAAGTTTTACGGGATTAAGGACCTCTTTATCAAAGACGAATCCTACCGGTTCGGGCTCAACGCCTTTAAGGTGCTCGGCGGCTCATTCGCGATGGCGCGCTACATTTCAAAGCTGACCGGACGTCCGATAGAGGAGCTCACCTACGACGTGCTCACCTCCCCCGAACTCAAAAAGGAGACCGGCGATATCACCTTCTTCAGCGCCACCGACGGCAACCACGGGCGCGGCGTCGCCTGGGCGGCCAACAAGCTGGGGCAGAAATCGGTGATCATGATGCCGAAGGGCTCGCAGGAGGCCCGCTTTGACAATATCCGCAAAGAGGGCGCGGTGACGACGATCGAAGAATTAAATTACGACGACTGCGTACGCAAGGCTGCGAAGGCGGCGGGCGAAACACCGGGCGGCGTGATCGTCCAGGACACCGCCTGGGAGGGCTACGAAGAGATTCCCGCCTGGATCATGCAGGGTTACGGCACGATGGCGATGGAGGCCGACCAGCAGTTCTCGGAGGCGGCGAAAGAGGCCCCGAGCCACGTATTCGTCCAGGCCGGCGTTGGCTCGCTGGCGGGCGCGGTCGTGGGTTATTTTGCAAACAGATATCCCGAAAATCCCCCCACCTTCGTGGTGGTGGAATCTGACCAGGCAGACTGCCTCTATAAATCGGCCTGCGCGGGAGACGGCGGCATCCGCATCGTCGACGGCGACATGCAGACGATCATGGCGGGCCTTGCCTGCGGCGAGCCCAACACCTCATCGTGGCAGATACTGAAAGATAAGGTTGCGGTCTTTGTCTCAGTCCCCGACTGGGTGGCGGCCAACGGCATGCGCGTACTCGGCGCGCCGCTCGCGGGAGATACCCGCGTAGTATCGGGCGAATCGGGAGCGGCGCCCGCGGGCTTCCTCTACTCGCTGATGACGGACGAAAGCCTCGCGCCGCTTCGCGAAAGGCTCGGCATCGATGAAAAATCACGGATACTCCTCTTCTCCACCGAGGGAGATACCGATCCGGAAAATTACCGCCGCGTCGTCTGGGACGGCGCCTGCGCCAAAGAGCTTTAA